A genomic segment from Diadema setosum chromosome 11, eeDiaSeto1, whole genome shotgun sequence encodes:
- the LOC140235364 gene encoding integrin alpha-PS2-like gives MAGIPRGRPDLSGRVEFYDSRNLRRYYQLYGYQHGAGFGHSLLSADLNNDGFDDVIIGAPLHSALEIRDGWEVGRIFVYYSDGNGDFLVEQTITGQYPGGRFGFALAAIGDINQDGNQDVAVSSPYFGDGKEGRVSIHLGLGERGLSPTATQHISPSQFGMDLTSFGFALASGMDIDNNSYPDLVIGSYQSDAAVVLRSRPVVSFGVHMSLNGSAGIDLENRDLVLNDGSAVSSFNIYLCLHYSAPAVPEILDFSCTLTCDFRRQHPRAVFLIPDGEDSAILRETVTLTRDVRSCISYTAYVLNSIRQKLQPIKVKFDYDIASDPSDGGNGSILPPILNAGTRYYRKLSVPILRDCNGTVCVPDLSISATPVSQAPLIVGAEGAVVIRTIISNNGEDAYESVLNLTEPRDFFFTRAVQRTDNEEHVTCTKDHASKSGKFSCLLGNPMKAGEMIVLELQFATDSVSGDRSNISFQIDVSSAHTDLPDTQADNIATVEVETATSRALALSSDATLNVVGSAYRLHLQENITATAKATTRIAPRWMVVTTGEDNDNTAEMGVELGWAGIFWAVVGACLAGVTVLIVTNLILYKVGFFKRQQIGKEESIQEGSVVLND, from the exons ATGGCAGGAATTCCGCGAGGTCGACCCGACCTCAGCGGAAGG GTTGAATTTTACGACAGCAGGAACCTGCGGAGGTATTATCAACTGTATGGCTACCAACACGGCGCTGGGTTCGGCCATTCTCTCCTCAGTGCTGATTTAAACAATGACGG gtttgatgacgtcattattggGGCACCCCTGCACTCGGCTTTAGAGATTAGAGATGGATGGGAAGTCGGGAGGATCTTCGTTTACTACAGTGATGGAAAC GGTGACTTTCTGGTGGAGCAGACGATAACAGGACAGTATCCTGGTGGTCGTTTCGGGTTTGCCCTTGCCGCCATTGGGGATATCAATCAAGATGGAAACCAAG ACGTGGCTGTGTCTTCTCCGTACTTCGGTGATGGAAAGGAAGGACGGGTTAGCATACATCTGGGCTTGGGAGAGAGGGGACTGTCGCCTACTGCTACACAG cataTTAGTCCTTCGCAATTCGGCATGGATCTAACGTCATTTGGGTTCGCACTTGCCAGCGGAATGGATATTGATAACAATTCGTACCCCG ATCTTGTCATCGGCTCATACCAGTCCGACGCTGCTGTTGTTTTGAG GTCACGTCCCGTGGTGAGTTTTGGCGTCCATATGTCCTTGAACGGGTCAGCGGGTATTGACCTCGAGAATCGTGACCTTGTCCTCAACGACGGTTCCGCCGTttcaag TTTCAATATCTACTTGTGTCTGCATTACTCTGCACCCGCAGTTCCAGAAATATTAG ATTTTTCCTGCACACTCACCTGCGATTTCCGCCGACAGCATCCAAGGGCCGTCTTCCTTATCCCGGACGGGGAAGATTCGGCCATCCTGCGTGAAACGGTGACGTTGACAAGAGATGTACGCTCGTGTATATCCTACACGGCCTACGTCCTT AACTCCATTCGCCAAAAGCTGCAACCAATCAAGGTAAAATTCGACTACGATATAGCAAGCGACCCAAGCGACGGTGGTAACGGCAGCATTTTGCCTCCAATTTTGAACGCAGGCACACGATACTATCGAAAACTATCG GTCCCAATTCTTCGAGATTGCAACGGGACGGTGTGCGTGCCGGATCTTTCTATCTCTGCTACCCCTGT TTCTCAGGCGCCTCTGATCGTTGGCGCAGAGGGCGCTGTGGTCATCAGGACAATCATTTCAAACAATGGGGAGGATGCGTACGAGTCGGTGCTGAACTTGACAGAACCACGTGACTTCTTCTTCACACGAGCTGTACAGCGTACAGAT AATGAGGAGCACGTGACGTGTACCAAGGACCATGCTTCGAAGTCTGGGAAATTCTCCTGTCTTCTGGGGAATCCCATGAAAGCAGGTGAAATG ATCGTGCTGGAGCTACAATTTGCCACTGATTCTGTCAGCGGCGATCGGAGCAATATCTCCTTCCAGATTGACGTTTCCAG CGCGCACACGGATTTACCCGACACCCAGGCCGATAACATTGCTACCGTTGAGGTCGAG ACGGCCACTTCACGGGCTCTTGCTCTCTCTTCGGACGCTACTCTCAACGTCGTGGGAAGTGCCTACAGATTACATCTCCAAGAAAACATCACCGCGACAGCAAAA GCTACTACTCGGATCGCACCCCGCTGGATGGTGGTGACCACGGGAGAGGACAACGACAACACAGCAGAGATGGGCGTCGAGCTGGGATGGGCGGGCATATTCTGGGCCGTGGTCGGAGCTTGCCTCGCCGGAGTAACAGTGCTGATTGTGACCAACTTGATTCTATACAAG GTGGGGTTCTTCAAGCGACAGCAAATTGGCAAGGAGGAGAGCATTCAGGAGGGAAGCGTTGTCCTCAACGACTGA